The following coding sequences lie in one Scatophagus argus isolate fScaArg1 chromosome 9, fScaArg1.pri, whole genome shotgun sequence genomic window:
- the wdr73 gene encoding WD repeat-containing protein 73 isoform X2, translating to MEESEFDDILDDWFIESLKTYKDLFVYQLEGPSRVIEWTSRQTVCVAGCTSSKNEILELRLPQKLFATGNKGLCAERDFKVVHGGFTDGPVCCLRHVPGTRCVVTNDGRSSDLQVWDLGGDDGETESADPLSSLSFVSDAVFLAGCCNGNVYIADMRTSAAPQLSPPPASSGESVLWWTDASTGLDPSSCRIVRLSSSGQAVISDLRIPAAAVSRAQLDVPTRHCNLDDVQVSWSPALDGCIAVSGFSGAVQIYNTSVWGAEPQEARPLFEHRGHAVSPQSADGVPVFVASHVWHPERPRTLLSAASDGSVHVWDWVDRSAAIC from the exons ATGGAGGAGTCAGAGTTTGATGATATTTTAGACGACTGGTTTATCGAGTCCCTGAAAAC GTACAAAGATCTGTTTGTGTATCAGCTGGAAGGTCCCTCCCGAGTCATCGAGTGGACTTCGAGGCAGA CCGTGTGTGTCGCAGGATGCACTTCATCTAAAAATGAAATTCTGGAGCTGCGTCTGCCACAAAAACTCTTCGCCACAGGAAATAAG ggtCTCTGTGCAGAACGGGACTTCAAAGTTGTCCACGGTGGGTTCACAGACGGTCCCGTTTGCTGCCTCAGACACGTCCCAGGAACGAG GTGTGTTGTTACCAACGACGGGCGGAGCTCAGACCTGCAGGTGTGGGACCTCGGAGGAGACGACGGCG AGACCGAGTCAGCAGATCCTCTCAGCTCCTTAAGCTTTGTGAGTGACGCCGTCTTCCTCGCCGGCTGCTGCAACGGAAACGTTTACATCGCTGACATGCGGACATCTGCTGCTCCTCAGCTTTCACCTCCACCGGCGTCTTCGGGTGAATCTGTCCTGTGGTGGACGGACGCCTCCACAGGTTTGGACCCGTCCAGCTGCAGGATCGTCAGGTTATCCTCCTCTGGACAGGCGGTGATTTCAGACCTGAGGATCCCAGCAGCGGCTGTGAGTCGGGCCCAGCTGGACGTCCCAACACGTCACTGCAACCTGGACGACGTCCAGGTGTCCTGGTCTCCGGCGCTCGATGGCTGCATCGCAGTGTCAG GTTTCAGCGGAGCCGTTCAGATCTACAACACCTCAGTGTGGGGGGCGGAGCCGCAGGAAGCTCGACCGCTGTTCGAGCATCGCGGTCACGCAGTTTCACCGCAGTCTGCCGACGGCGTCCCCGTCTTCGTCGCCTCCCACGTCTGGCATCCTGAGCGGCCGCGGACGCTGCTGTCCGCCGCCTCGGACGGCTCCGTCCACGTGTGGGACTGGGTCGACCGATCGGCCGCCATCTGCTGA
- the wdr73 gene encoding WD repeat-containing protein 73 isoform X1 encodes MEESEFDDILDDWFIESLKTYKDLFVYQLEGPSRVIEWTSRQTVCVAGCTSSKNEILELRLPQKLFATGNKGLCAERDFKVVHGGFTDGPVCCLRHVPGTRCVVTNDGRSSDLQVWDLGGDDGDVIRRTGSVQARRRSVSERGSRIAARLSSQPQVLHGAQSSDVQLTRLTSGQPLYTLETESADPLSSLSFVSDAVFLAGCCNGNVYIADMRTSAAPQLSPPPASSGESVLWWTDASTGLDPSSCRIVRLSSSGQAVISDLRIPAAAVSRAQLDVPTRHCNLDDVQVSWSPALDGCIAVSGFSGAVQIYNTSVWGAEPQEARPLFEHRGHAVSPQSADGVPVFVASHVWHPERPRTLLSAASDGSVHVWDWVDRSAAIC; translated from the exons ATGGAGGAGTCAGAGTTTGATGATATTTTAGACGACTGGTTTATCGAGTCCCTGAAAAC GTACAAAGATCTGTTTGTGTATCAGCTGGAAGGTCCCTCCCGAGTCATCGAGTGGACTTCGAGGCAGA CCGTGTGTGTCGCAGGATGCACTTCATCTAAAAATGAAATTCTGGAGCTGCGTCTGCCACAAAAACTCTTCGCCACAGGAAATAAG ggtCTCTGTGCAGAACGGGACTTCAAAGTTGTCCACGGTGGGTTCACAGACGGTCCCGTTTGCTGCCTCAGACACGTCCCAGGAACGAG GTGTGTTGTTACCAACGACGGGCGGAGCTCAGACCTGCAGGTGTGGGACCTCGGAGGAGACGACGGCG ATGTGATCAGACGAACAGGAAGTGTGcaggcgaggaggaggagcgtttcagagagaggcagcaggaTCGCAGCTCGACTCTCGTCGCAGCCTCAAGTCCTCCACGGAGCCCAGAGCAGCGACGTCCAGCTGACCCGGCTGACCTCAGGACAGCCTCTGTACACACTCG AGACCGAGTCAGCAGATCCTCTCAGCTCCTTAAGCTTTGTGAGTGACGCCGTCTTCCTCGCCGGCTGCTGCAACGGAAACGTTTACATCGCTGACATGCGGACATCTGCTGCTCCTCAGCTTTCACCTCCACCGGCGTCTTCGGGTGAATCTGTCCTGTGGTGGACGGACGCCTCCACAGGTTTGGACCCGTCCAGCTGCAGGATCGTCAGGTTATCCTCCTCTGGACAGGCGGTGATTTCAGACCTGAGGATCCCAGCAGCGGCTGTGAGTCGGGCCCAGCTGGACGTCCCAACACGTCACTGCAACCTGGACGACGTCCAGGTGTCCTGGTCTCCGGCGCTCGATGGCTGCATCGCAGTGTCAG GTTTCAGCGGAGCCGTTCAGATCTACAACACCTCAGTGTGGGGGGCGGAGCCGCAGGAAGCTCGACCGCTGTTCGAGCATCGCGGTCACGCAGTTTCACCGCAGTCTGCCGACGGCGTCCCCGTCTTCGTCGCCTCCCACGTCTGGCATCCTGAGCGGCCGCGGACGCTGCTGTCCGCCGCCTCGGACGGCTCCGTCCACGTGTGGGACTGGGTCGACCGATCGGCCGCCATCTGCTGA
- the plekhf2 gene encoding pleckstrin homology domain-containing family F member 2: MVDRLANSEANSKRIAVVEGCFGAAGQPLAIPGRVLIGEGVLTKLCRKKPKARQFFLFNDILVYGNIVIQKKKYNKQHIIPLESVTIDTVPDEGDLRNGWLIKTPTKSFAVYAATATEKSEWMNHIGKCVGDLLQKSGKAPTGEHAAVWVPDSEATVCMRCKKVKFTPVSRRHHCRKCGFVVCGPCSEKKYLLPSQSSKPVRVCEYCYVQLTSGGLAPRSDSISRPGSKFNSNNLSDDDDDDDSSD; encoded by the coding sequence ATGGTGGACCGGCTTGCGAACAGCGAGGCCAACTCCAAGCGGATCGCGGTGGTGGAGGGCTGCTTCGGCGCAGCGGGCCAGCCTCTGGCCATCCCCGGCCGCGTGCTGATTGGCGAGGGCGTCCTCACCAAACTCTGCCGCAAGAAGCCCAAAGCTCGCCAGTTCTTCCTCTTCAACGACATCCTGGTCTACGGCAACATCGTCATCCAGAAGAAGAAGTACAACAAGCAGCACATCATCCCGCTGGAGAGCGTCACCATTGACACGGTGCCTGACGAAGGCGACCTGCGCAACGGCTGGCTCATCAAGACACCTACCAAGTCCTTCGCCGTCTATGCCGCCACCGCCACCGAGAAGTCCGAGTGGATGAACCACATAGGAAAGTGCGTGGGAGACTTGCTGCAGAAGAGCGGCAAGGCCCCGACGGGCGAGCACGCCGCCGTCTGGGTGCCCGACTCTGAGGCGACGGTGTGCATGCGCTGCAAGAAGGTGAAGTTCACGCCGGTCAGCCGCCGCCACCACTGCAGGAAGTGCGGCTTCGTGGTTTGCGGGCCGTGCTCGGAGAAGAAGTACCTCCTGCCCAGCCAGTCATCCAAACCCGTCCGTGTCTGTGAGTACTGCTACGTGCAGCTGACATCAGGAGGCCTCGCGCCGCGTTCGGACTCCATCAGCCGGCCGGGGTCAAAGTTCAACAGCAACAACCTGTCAGACGATGACGACGATGACGACAGCAGTGACTGA